A single Mangrovimonas sp. YM274 DNA region contains:
- a CDS encoding polysaccharide pyruvyl transferase family protein, whose protein sequence is MNLCYFKGDIPNFGDDLNPYIIYELIPHAKSIQLDTDLLVIGTILSDDFFNSKGLNTNQEDKIVFGSGIRFMDKVPKFDDNWKFRFVRGPFSAVCIKNQINQDIKYITDPAYLIRETSYFKNKKPIKKHKISVMPHFRSLNRVDWKHVCDTLGYHFIDPSYDDVEVIMDQILESEFLLTEAMHGAILADAFQVPWLRFKYFSHFHEQNYVSEFKWSDWLFSMGLKHNHIKLDYNRYIRVVENNLKRLNFKKVKENQLIKQLKSSDLGSINFQLSDSNLVQKKTDEMMVEIERLKEN, encoded by the coding sequence ATGAATTTATGTTATTTTAAAGGAGATATCCCAAATTTTGGAGATGATCTAAACCCTTATATCATCTATGAATTAATTCCGCATGCGAAATCAATTCAATTAGATACGGATTTATTGGTTATCGGTACAATATTGTCAGATGATTTTTTTAATAGTAAAGGCTTAAATACTAACCAAGAGGATAAGATTGTTTTCGGATCCGGTATTAGATTTATGGATAAAGTTCCAAAATTTGATGATAATTGGAAATTTAGATTCGTTCGAGGTCCTTTTTCTGCTGTATGTATTAAGAATCAAATAAATCAGGATATAAAGTATATTACAGACCCAGCTTATTTAATACGAGAAACTTCTTATTTTAAAAACAAGAAGCCTATAAAAAAACATAAGATATCCGTAATGCCCCATTTTAGATCGTTAAACCGCGTAGATTGGAAACATGTTTGTGATACCTTGGGATATCATTTCATCGATCCTTCTTATGATGATGTAGAGGTTATAATGGATCAAATATTAGAGTCTGAGTTTTTACTTACTGAAGCCATGCATGGAGCCATTTTAGCAGATGCCTTCCAAGTGCCTTGGTTGCGTTTTAAATACTTTTCCCATTTTCATGAACAGAATTATGTATCAGAATTTAAATGGTCGGACTGGTTGTTTTCTATGGGGTTAAAACATAATCATATTAAATTAGATTACAATAGATATATTAGAGTTGTAGAAAATAATTTAAAAAGGCTTAACTTTAAAAAAGTAAAAGAAAATCAATTAATTAAACAGTTAAAAAGTAGTGATCTTGGTTCTATTAATTTTCAATTGAGTGATTCTAATTTAGTTCAGAAAAAAACAGACGAAATGATGGTTGAAATTGAAAGGTTAAAAGAAAATTAG
- a CDS encoding glycosyltransferase family 2 protein, protein MNTNPLVSVLMTVYNREKYIAEAIQSVVDSTYKNWELIIVDDRSKDDSVSIARSFERNDERIKVYINEKNLGDYPNRNQAASYANGKYLKYVDADDMIYPYGLEQLVFYMEQFPEAGFGLCSIKQDKLNIYPYQLSPEEAYFKHYFELPIFERAPLSSIINREKFLESGCFSGKQHLGDFELWHILSKQFNVVLMPPGIVWHREHEDQQMNDNRTDPYVPFKYLLNSLEHLNAHDSPLKDDEKQQAIALVKKKIKRSILSALKHHSLKKSLQMYNALKKA, encoded by the coding sequence ATGAATACCAATCCATTAGTATCCGTTTTAATGACGGTTTATAATCGAGAAAAATATATAGCAGAAGCGATACAATCTGTTGTAGACTCTACCTATAAAAATTGGGAATTGATTATAGTTGACGATCGTTCTAAGGATGATTCTGTTTCAATTGCTAGATCTTTTGAAAGAAATGATGAGCGTATAAAAGTTTATATTAATGAAAAAAATTTAGGTGATTATCCAAATCGTAATCAGGCCGCTTCTTATGCGAATGGTAAATATTTAAAATATGTCGATGCGGATGACATGATTTATCCTTATGGATTGGAACAATTGGTGTTTTATATGGAGCAATTTCCGGAAGCTGGATTTGGACTTTGTTCTATAAAGCAGGATAAATTAAATATATACCCATATCAGTTGTCTCCAGAGGAAGCATATTTTAAACATTATTTTGAACTTCCGATTTTCGAACGCGCACCTCTTTCCTCCATTATAAATCGAGAGAAATTTTTAGAATCTGGATGTTTTAGTGGCAAACAGCATTTGGGGGATTTTGAATTATGGCATATTTTATCAAAACAATTTAATGTTGTATTAATGCCACCTGGTATCGTTTGGCATAGAGAGCATGAGGATCAGCAAATGAATGATAATCGTACAGATCCTTATGTGCCATTTAAGTACTTGTTAAATAGTTTAGAGCATTTGAATGCTCATGATAGTCCACTGAAAGATGACGAGAAACAACAAGCCATTGCTTTAGTGAAAAAGAAAATAAAGCGATCTATTTTAAGTGCTTTAAAGCATCACTCATTAAAAAAATCATTACAAATGTATAATGCTTTAAAAAAGGCTTAA
- a CDS encoding glycosyltransferase family A protein, with the protein MITVSIVVPVYNRADVVGETIQSVFKQTYSNWELLLVDDGSKDNTRDVLSTLSSQDCRIKIYYREAYSNVKGAPVCRNIGLNQAIGTYVMFLDSDDILRPDALENRLTFFWTKNDCDFLVFPGAFFNREIEDSDRLWNKFTEENDLLRFLRGDVVWQTTGPIWKRSYLLEQGLKFDETAASSQDWEFHIHSLLKHPKYSKIDVQPDYFVRRDDNESGRISGGHSSVAKFQNRIELINKLLKVVIDPKQLRALHKYLVRDTVSCLRNEALKPILDTFKSTNNKFSKSIAENWNTWISLVYRSLKLNSALAFRIIARLIDLRHPGYFRGFKMHYRAKY; encoded by the coding sequence ATGATAACTGTTAGTATAGTTGTACCTGTGTATAATAGAGCAGACGTTGTAGGAGAAACGATACAATCCGTTTTTAAGCAAACTTATTCTAACTGGGAACTTCTTTTAGTGGATGACGGTTCTAAAGATAACACACGTGATGTATTAAGTACTTTATCAAGTCAAGATTGTAGAATTAAGATATATTATAGAGAAGCATATTCTAACGTTAAGGGGGCGCCGGTTTGTAGAAATATAGGTTTAAATCAGGCCATCGGTACTTATGTTATGTTTTTAGATTCCGATGATATTTTAAGGCCAGATGCATTAGAAAATAGACTTACCTTTTTTTGGACTAAAAATGATTGTGACTTTTTGGTATTTCCGGGCGCATTTTTTAATAGGGAAATAGAGGATTCCGATCGCTTATGGAATAAGTTTACAGAAGAAAATGATTTACTTCGTTTTTTAAGAGGCGATGTGGTTTGGCAAACAACGGGACCTATCTGGAAACGTAGTTACTTATTGGAGCAAGGTTTAAAGTTTGATGAAACCGCTGCTAGTTCTCAAGATTGGGAATTTCACATTCATAGCTTATTAAAGCATCCAAAGTATTCGAAGATTGATGTACAGCCAGATTATTTTGTGAGGAGAGATGATAATGAGTCGGGTAGGATTAGCGGAGGACATAGTTCTGTAGCTAAGTTTCAAAATAGAATTGAACTGATTAATAAATTGTTAAAAGTCGTTATAGATCCAAAACAACTGCGTGCCTTACATAAATACTTGGTTCGGGATACCGTGTCGTGTTTAAGAAATGAAGCCTTAAAGCCAATCCTAGATACATTTAAAAGCACCAATAATAAATTTTCAAAGTCTATTGCCGAGAATTGGAATACTTGGATTAGTCTTGTATATAGAAGTTTAAAGTTAAATAGTGCTTTAGCTTTTAGGATTATAGCTCGCTTAATAGATTTAAGGCACCCAGGTTATTTTAGAGGGTTTAAGATGCATTACAGAGCAAAGTATTAA
- a CDS encoding glycosyltransferase family 4 protein: MKVIIVARQLGIYSEHWLKRQIELLKADVEQVLVMGDCDLTELYGVPVRSLALEYQIKYKVLSKVFRKDILEYKRSKLEHLLSKSQCDTILFHYIDFTLNFKDVIKRSNKDCFVYCHGYDVTWDLRKSSNPREASFSETYKTDVLDLSKDVCFIANSANTVQKLRDIGVSEAKIRMKHFGIEHNDFRKLPEYYTLLYLGRLVDFKGPHLVLKAFEMACAKGMKAKLIFAGDGALRETLELMRLVSDYKEDIEILGAVDYNKAQELFKHASVFVAHNCIGQLTGQEEAFGVSIIEAMSFGIPVITGASGGTKETVVHNETGFLFQPFDVEAQANYFLNYYNDTNLMSLHSRNAQKHVREHFSLENEQCWYNEIFEGDDNC; encoded by the coding sequence TTGAAAGTAATAATTGTAGCCAGGCAACTAGGTATATATTCTGAGCATTGGTTGAAACGCCAGATTGAATTGCTGAAAGCAGATGTGGAACAAGTTTTGGTTATGGGCGACTGCGATTTAACTGAATTGTACGGTGTGCCAGTGCGGTCTTTGGCTTTGGAATATCAAATAAAATATAAGGTATTATCGAAAGTATTTAGAAAAGATATTCTGGAGTATAAACGATCTAAATTGGAGCACTTGCTTTCTAAATCACAATGCGACACCATATTGTTTCATTATATAGATTTCACACTAAATTTTAAGGATGTTATTAAACGGTCTAATAAAGATTGTTTTGTGTATTGTCATGGCTACGATGTGACCTGGGATTTGAGAAAATCGAGTAACCCAAGAGAAGCATCTTTTTCAGAAACATATAAAACAGATGTTTTAGACCTTTCTAAGGATGTTTGTTTTATAGCTAATTCAGCAAATACGGTTCAGAAGCTAAGAGATATTGGTGTTTCAGAAGCTAAAATACGAATGAAGCATTTTGGCATAGAGCATAATGATTTTCGTAAATTACCGGAGTATTACACCTTACTATATCTGGGTAGATTAGTGGATTTTAAAGGACCCCATTTGGTATTGAAGGCTTTTGAAATGGCTTGCGCAAAGGGGATGAAGGCAAAATTGATATTTGCTGGAGACGGAGCTTTAAGAGAAACTCTTGAACTTATGCGTTTGGTTTCTGATTACAAGGAAGATATTGAAATTTTGGGGGCTGTAGATTATAATAAGGCTCAGGAATTGTTCAAACACGCTTCCGTTTTTGTAGCGCATAACTGTATAGGTCAACTAACAGGACAGGAAGAAGCGTTTGGGGTGTCTATTATAGAAGCTATGAGTTTTGGCATTCCGGTAATTACGGGAGCTTCCGGAGGCACCAAAGAAACGGTTGTTCATAATGAAACAGGATTCTTATTCCAACCCTTTGATGTTGAGGCGCAGGCGAATTATTTTTTAAATTATTACAATGATACTAATTTAATGTCTTTACATAGTCGGAATGCACAAAAACATGTTAGAGAACATTTTAGTTTAGAAAACGAACAGTGTTGGTATAATGAAATTTTTGAAGGAGATGATAACTGTTAG
- a CDS encoding glycosyltransferase family 2 protein: MSKTYVSIITINYNNVLELKNTFESVFSQNYQDFEYIVIDGGSTDGSKALIEQYSDQIDYWVSEPDMGIYDAMNKGIAKGSGDYLYFLNSGDTFYNAEVLDHITKLLDSKKTDIIYGNVNDVNEETGASAIRPKTNLDKIELFHKMVCHQALFCHRRLFQDNLFKIKYKIKADFEWLLHAFSRYTPKVLNTDFIIANYLLGGLSEVQYDTYSRKEIPLIRNTYFSEKEQKALRRFVFNPKITQAPFGNVIKKGFKQYFRLIYPNLS, translated from the coding sequence ATGAGTAAGACATATGTATCCATAATTACCATTAACTACAATAATGTCTTAGAGTTAAAAAATACCTTTGAAAGTGTTTTTTCTCAAAACTATCAGGATTTTGAGTATATTGTGATTGATGGGGGGTCAACAGATGGAAGTAAGGCTTTAATTGAGCAATATTCAGATCAAATAGATTACTGGGTGAGTGAACCCGACATGGGCATTTATGATGCTATGAATAAAGGCATTGCCAAAGGGTCTGGAGACTATTTATATTTTTTAAATTCTGGTGATACGTTTTATAATGCGGAGGTTTTAGACCATATTACAAAACTATTAGATAGTAAAAAAACCGACATTATTTACGGTAATGTAAATGATGTAAATGAGGAAACGGGAGCATCTGCGATCCGCCCAAAAACTAATTTGGATAAAATTGAGCTATTTCATAAAATGGTGTGTCATCAAGCCTTATTTTGTCATAGACGTCTGTTTCAAGATAATTTATTTAAAATAAAATATAAAATAAAGGCGGATTTTGAATGGTTGTTACATGCATTCTCAAGATATACCCCTAAAGTTTTAAATACAGATTTTATCATTGCAAATTATTTATTGGGCGGACTGAGTGAAGTACAATATGATACTTATAGTCGTAAAGAAATTCCTCTGATACGTAACACCTATTTTTCAGAAAAAGAACAGAAGGCGTTAAGGCGATTTGTATTTAATCCTAAAATTACGCAAGCTCCTTTTGGCAATGTCATAAAAAAGGGATTTAAACAATACTTTAGATTAATCTATCCTAATTTAAGTTAA
- a CDS encoding glycosyltransferase family 2 protein yields MKRNSEVGLISIVIPAYNREKLISQTLDSILEQSFQNWECLVVDDGSTDFTNSIVKSYIEKDGRFRLLERDRLPKGAPTCRNIGLENAKGKYIIFLDSDDILFSHALESRVDFMESKPKLDFCVTPGLRGEYPISNQKDYYLISSKNDKENTIEEFFRARIPWNTLNPTYKKQSILEHGLVWDENLEGFQDIDFHVNCLISNLSFEYSNNRLEPDCLWRFHSLGNIGNDIKGDVRKVRLWLYILEKYGGNPECPKETLKPLIASIIKNYIFNKKLKDNNVIRSIQECIYKLDLGLMPLTMYYCTLYRYFYQKNIRYFPSLFRFMIAKSKDNYILLSSKNNHYKTYRYVLNN; encoded by the coding sequence ATGAAAAGAAATAGTGAAGTGGGTTTGATTTCTATTGTTATACCCGCATATAACAGAGAGAAATTAATTAGTCAGACGTTAGATTCAATTTTAGAACAATCTTTTCAAAATTGGGAATGTCTTGTTGTAGACGATGGTTCTACAGATTTTACAAATTCAATTGTTAAAAGTTATATTGAGAAAGATGGACGTTTTAGACTTCTAGAACGGGACCGTTTACCAAAGGGCGCACCAACCTGTAGGAATATCGGTCTAGAAAATGCTAAGGGGAAATATATTATATTTCTAGATTCAGATGATATCTTATTTTCTCATGCCTTAGAATCTAGGGTTGATTTTATGGAATCTAAACCGAAACTAGATTTTTGTGTGACACCGGGTTTAAGAGGAGAATATCCAATTAGCAATCAAAAGGATTATTATTTAATCTCTTCTAAAAATGATAAAGAAAACACAATAGAAGAGTTTTTTAGAGCAAGGATACCTTGGAATACATTAAATCCAACCTATAAAAAGCAGAGCATACTGGAGCATGGCCTGGTTTGGGATGAAAATTTGGAGGGGTTTCAGGATATTGATTTTCATGTTAATTGTCTTATAAGTAACTTAAGTTTTGAATACTCTAACAATCGATTAGAACCAGATTGTTTGTGGCGATTCCATTCTCTGGGAAATATAGGTAATGATATTAAGGGGGATGTTAGAAAGGTCAGATTATGGCTTTACATATTAGAGAAATACGGTGGGAATCCTGAGTGTCCTAAAGAGACTTTAAAACCTCTTATAGCCTCAATTATTAAGAACTATATTTTTAATAAAAAATTAAAAGACAACAATGTCATTAGATCGATACAAGAATGTATTTATAAACTTGATTTAGGTCTTATGCCTTTGACTATGTATTACTGTACTTTGTATAGGTATTTCTATCAAAAAAATATTAGATATTTTCCTTCCCTATTTAGATTTATGATAGCAAAATCTAAGGATAATTATATTCTGTTATCCAGTAAAAATAATCATTATAAGACATACAGGTACGTACTGAACAATTAA
- a CDS encoding glycosyltransferase family 2 protein — translation MKILTIIVTYNGAKWVDRCFSSLQDSSIAVDVLVIDNGSTDNTVSLIKGKFPKVKVIEPSENLGFGKANNIGLKRVLEKNYDFAFLLNQDAWIERDTLCKLIDVYNSVKTEDVGILSPLHLSGSGTSIDRGFQNYLSGNNTPHFLSDLYLNNLKPYYKSGFVNAAAWLLPRICIEQIGGFDPIFEMYGEDDDFYARVKRAGMEVFVVSQSRIYHDRPQVRKDKNRNYLKNEILKGAVLQLKKNKFKKSFLYRRILVNTIMLKFVYANNHKELDKQVKIDKLSLKLFDKVDGDGGKLKV, via the coding sequence ATGAAAATCTTAACAATTATAGTGACCTATAATGGTGCGAAATGGGTGGACAGGTGTTTTTCGAGTCTTCAAGATTCAAGTATTGCCGTAGATGTTTTGGTTATTGATAATGGGTCTACAGATAATACGGTAAGCTTAATTAAAGGAAAATTTCCTAAAGTAAAGGTTATAGAGCCAAGTGAAAATTTGGGGTTTGGAAAAGCTAATAATATTGGTTTAAAGCGAGTTTTGGAGAAGAACTACGATTTTGCTTTTTTGTTGAATCAGGATGCTTGGATAGAACGGGATACATTATGCAAACTTATTGATGTATATAACAGTGTAAAGACTGAGGATGTGGGTATTTTAAGCCCGTTGCATTTAAGTGGTTCGGGGACTAGTATAGATCGTGGGTTTCAAAATTATTTAAGTGGTAATAATACGCCGCACTTTCTGTCTGATTTATATTTGAACAATTTGAAACCCTATTATAAGTCTGGATTTGTTAATGCTGCTGCGTGGTTATTACCTAGAATCTGTATAGAGCAAATTGGTGGTTTCGATCCAATATTTGAAATGTATGGGGAGGATGATGATTTTTATGCAAGGGTAAAACGAGCGGGAATGGAGGTTTTTGTAGTGTCGCAATCTAGAATATATCACGACAGGCCACAGGTAAGAAAAGATAAAAATAGGAACTACCTCAAAAACGAAATTCTAAAAGGTGCGGTTTTGCAACTAAAAAAGAACAAGTTCAAAAAATCGTTTTTATATCGAAGAATTTTGGTTAATACAATTATGCTCAAGTTTGTATATGCTAACAATCATAAGGAACTGGACAAACAAGTTAAAATAGATAAGTTATCTTTAAAATTGTTTGATAAAGTGGATGGAGATGGTGGTAAGTTGAAAGTTTAA
- a CDS encoding sulfotransferase family 2 domain-containing protein encodes MISHKHKCIFIHIPKTAGSSVNYHLNGGLKLDWKIPNYEFLYGWCPKRRIHLQHATAKQMLEFGLVTEDQWKDYFKFTFVRNPWDRAYSDYLWVKQDVKIKGSFEDFLLKQNNFEGVLRDNSDKIYRGDHLMPQTDFFDFKENESYTLDMVGRFENFKMDFDKIKSILKINSNKEYFEKRNNKKLSYYDFYSRSQIKLVRSIYGKDIELLNYKYPCQIEIIKNKLVKKFK; translated from the coding sequence ATGATTTCACATAAACATAAATGTATCTTTATTCATATTCCCAAAACAGCTGGGTCTAGTGTAAATTACCATTTAAATGGAGGTTTAAAATTGGATTGGAAAATTCCAAATTATGAATTTCTTTATGGATGGTGTCCAAAAAGAAGAATTCATTTGCAACATGCAACAGCAAAACAAATGTTAGAGTTTGGTTTGGTTACAGAAGATCAATGGAAGGATTATTTTAAGTTTACATTTGTTAGAAATCCATGGGATAGAGCTTATTCTGATTATTTATGGGTAAAACAAGATGTAAAGATTAAAGGGAGTTTTGAAGATTTCCTTTTGAAACAAAATAATTTTGAAGGCGTATTGAGAGATAACTCGGATAAAATTTATAGAGGGGATCATTTAATGCCTCAAACGGATTTTTTTGATTTCAAAGAAAATGAAAGTTACACTCTTGATATGGTGGGAAGATTTGAAAATTTTAAAATGGATTTTGACAAAATTAAATCCATTTTAAAGATTAATTCAAATAAGGAGTATTTTGAAAAACGAAATAACAAAAAGCTTTCTTACTATGATTTTTATAGTAGAAGTCAAATTAAACTAGTAAGAAGTATCTATGGTAAAGATATTGAATTATTAAATTATAAGTACCCTTGTCAAATAGAAATTATAAAGAATAAATTAGTTAAGAAATTTAAATGA
- a CDS encoding ABC transporter ATP-binding protein codes for MKPAIKIENLSKQYRLGTVGTGSFAHDMNRWWHTVRGKEDPYLKIGETNDRTSKGSSDYVWALRDINFEVQQGEVLGIIGKNGAGKSTLLKLLSRVTAPTTGSIKARGRIASLLEVGTGFHPELTGRENVFLNGAIMGMTKQEIASKFDEIVDFAGCERYIDTPVKRYSSGMYVRLAFAVAAHLEPEILIVDEVLAVGDAEFQKKAIGKMQDVSKQGGRTVLFVSHNMASIQNLCSKVVILENGMTVFEGDTEKGIQKYLQQRISNSNVKILDRTDRIGSGFLKFSDVKIKNNGLSDLNLQAGCCAQFDIYFKIQGPIENVIFRLMVIDNEDNLRFVCNNFHSSEPISRIEQSGCVNLLIDNLPLPEGTYYYHLQALINRRVADEIEFAGEFDVEAGDYFKTGKIPGLKGGVYVNHSWKY; via the coding sequence ATGAAGCCTGCAATAAAAATAGAGAATTTAAGTAAACAGTACCGATTAGGAACGGTTGGAACGGGATCGTTTGCTCACGATATGAACCGTTGGTGGCATACGGTACGAGGCAAGGAAGATCCGTATCTGAAAATTGGAGAAACCAATGACAGGACCAGTAAGGGAAGTTCTGATTATGTTTGGGCTTTAAGGGATATTAATTTTGAAGTACAACAAGGGGAAGTTCTTGGCATTATCGGTAAAAATGGTGCCGGGAAATCCACCTTGTTAAAACTCTTAAGTCGGGTGACGGCACCAACCACAGGAAGTATAAAAGCTCGTGGACGTATTGCTTCGCTATTGGAAGTTGGTACGGGGTTCCACCCTGAATTGACGGGCCGGGAAAATGTATTTTTGAATGGGGCTATTATGGGGATGACCAAACAGGAAATAGCCTCAAAGTTTGATGAAATTGTTGATTTTGCTGGTTGTGAACGTTATATTGATACGCCTGTGAAACGGTATTCTTCAGGGATGTATGTACGTTTGGCCTTTGCTGTGGCTGCGCATTTGGAACCCGAAATTTTGATAGTAGATGAAGTGTTGGCAGTGGGCGATGCTGAGTTTCAAAAAAAGGCTATAGGAAAGATGCAAGATGTGTCCAAACAAGGTGGACGCACCGTTTTATTTGTGAGTCATAATATGGCGAGTATTCAAAATTTATGTTCTAAAGTTGTTATTTTGGAAAATGGAATGACTGTTTTTGAAGGGGATACGGAGAAGGGGATACAGAAATATCTGCAACAGAGAATTTCTAATTCTAATGTTAAAATTTTAGATAGAACAGATAGGATAGGTAGTGGATTTCTTAAGTTCTCGGATGTTAAAATTAAAAATAATGGGTTAAGTGATCTTAATTTGCAAGCAGGGTGTTGTGCACAGTTTGATATTTATTTCAAAATTCAGGGACCAATTGAGAATGTTATCTTTAGATTAATGGTTATAGATAACGAAGATAATTTAAGATTTGTATGTAATAATTTTCATTCATCTGAGCCGATAAGTCGAATTGAACAAAGTGGTTGTGTAAATTTACTAATAGATAATTTGCCTTTACCAGAGGGAACTTATTACTATCATCTGCAAGCTCTAATTAATAGAAGAGTTGCGGATGAAATTGAATTTGCAGGAGAATTTGATGTTGAAGCTGGGGATTATTTTAAAACGGGTAAAATACCTGGTTTAAAAGGCGGAGTATATGTAAATCATAGTTGGAAATATTAA
- a CDS encoding ABC transporter permease, with the protein MEKSEDWTIEIYPKSKLLDLNLREVWRYRDLLTLFVRRDFVAVYKQTIFGPLWFFIQPILTTIMFMVVFGGIAKMSTDGMPQAAFYLSGIVLWNYFATALSGTSNTFVTNKGVFGKVYFPRIITPLSLIVSKLLTFGVQFVLFLGVFSYFLIFTDAPLQPNAMILFVPVLIIMTAGLALGLGLLITSLTTKYRDFTFLLGFAIQLGMYATPIIYPASAIEGIKRTVIMANPMSAIIETFRYAFLGVGNFSWASLGYSFGIMVLLLALGTITFNKVQKSFMDTV; encoded by the coding sequence ATGGAGAAGTCGGAAGACTGGACGATTGAAATTTACCCAAAATCCAAATTATTGGATTTAAATTTAAGGGAGGTTTGGAGGTACCGAGATTTGTTGACCCTATTTGTACGACGTGATTTTGTAGCAGTCTACAAACAGACCATTTTTGGACCTTTATGGTTTTTTATTCAGCCAATATTAACAACCATTATGTTTATGGTGGTATTTGGAGGTATTGCTAAAATGAGTACAGATGGGATGCCTCAAGCCGCATTCTACCTGTCAGGGATTGTGTTATGGAACTATTTTGCAACAGCGTTATCGGGCACGTCAAATACCTTTGTAACTAACAAAGGAGTGTTTGGAAAAGTATACTTTCCTCGCATCATCACACCTTTAAGTTTAATAGTTTCTAAACTATTGACTTTTGGAGTTCAATTTGTTTTGTTTTTGGGGGTATTTTCTTATTTTCTAATCTTTACCGATGCTCCTTTACAGCCTAATGCGATGATTTTATTTGTTCCTGTACTAATAATTATGACGGCAGGATTGGCTTTAGGTTTGGGGCTGTTGATAACTTCTTTAACAACGAAGTATCGAGATTTTACCTTTTTGTTGGGATTTGCTATCCAATTGGGCATGTATGCTACGCCAATTATTTATCCTGCTAGTGCTATTGAAGGAATCAAGAGAACTGTCATTATGGCCAACCCTATGAGTGCCATTATAGAAACCTTTCGCTATGCTTTTTTGGGGGTAGGTAATTTTAGTTGGGCGAGCTTAGGCTATAGCTTTGGGATAATGGTATTATTATTAGCCTTAGGAACCATTACCTTTAATAAGGTACAGAAAAGTTTTATGGATACTGTATAG